A single region of the Phycisphaerae bacterium RAS1 genome encodes:
- the rpoE_7 gene encoding ECF RNA polymerase sigma-E factor: MNAASANASELGLIHAAVNGDGQAFAALVSLYGPRLRWLIDLRLPPTVRARVSGDDVLQEVLLTVSQQIRALLVENEAAFWTWLCKVVEQRLIDVRRRHLQAAVRDARREAPLASPGPGSTSVRLGALLADSGTSPSGRLRSHEQREALRAALGELPESYREVIVLRILEGLSVSDTATIMGRSPGAVSVLLTKAVKRLGSVIAADRSGVAPGDRAAPPQARQAGEPADGA, encoded by the coding sequence GTGAACGCCGCCAGCGCAAACGCCAGTGAGCTCGGGCTGATCCACGCGGCCGTCAACGGCGACGGGCAAGCCTTCGCCGCGCTGGTGAGCTTGTACGGCCCGCGTCTGCGCTGGCTGATTGATCTGCGGCTGCCGCCGACCGTGCGGGCTCGCGTCAGCGGCGACGATGTGCTCCAGGAGGTTCTGCTCACCGTCTCGCAGCAGATTCGTGCGTTGCTGGTCGAGAATGAGGCGGCCTTCTGGACCTGGCTGTGCAAGGTGGTGGAGCAGCGCCTGATCGATGTGCGCCGCCGGCACCTGCAAGCCGCGGTTCGCGATGCACGCCGCGAGGCGCCGCTGGCTTCGCCCGGGCCCGGATCAACCAGCGTCCGGCTGGGCGCGCTGCTGGCCGACAGCGGCACGTCGCCCAGCGGCCGGCTGCGCTCGCATGAGCAGCGCGAGGCGCTGCGCGCGGCGCTGGGCGAACTGCCGGAGTCCTACCGCGAGGTGATCGTCCTGCGGATTCTCGAAGGGTTGAGCGTCTCCGACACCGCCACGATCATGGGCCGCAGTCCGGGGGCCGTGAGCGTGCTGCTGACAAAGGCGGTCAAGCGGCTCGGCTCGGTGATCGCCGCGGATCGGTCGGGCGTCGCCCCAGGGGACCGCGCGGCGCCGCCGCAAGCGAGGCAGGCAGGGGAGCCGGCCGATGGAGCGTGA
- the prkC_12 gene encoding Serine/threonine-protein kinase PrkC: MSLAVDHTAPRHRDIAIARERLKMTSGSSQTRTSPGGGMLLDELLEQVRGGAAPDIDALIARYPEEADSIRQLIAVMQFIDGAADRLSPTAELVARFKAAAGPPVLGDFRILREVGRGGMGVVYEAVQVSLDRRVALKVLLPGVGFSSSAVERFHREARTAGALQHRHIVPVYAIGEHDGVPYYAMQFIDGVTLSTLVRLSREEGRTPDAEHFRRVGEWGRQVADALAYAHQQGVIHRDVKPSNLLVSPDGNVWVTDFGLARRDAHVSLTLTGDVIGTVRYMSPEQARGGAGPIDERSDVYALGVTLYELTCFRPPFDGPDRESTLRQVLLDDPIRLRKYCRVVPRPLDAIIHRAMEKNPAERYPSAALLAEDLRRWLAGEPLLIQPPRRIAQLRRFIARHPATFATLSLLFVIISAVAAWMSVLYADADRMRREAERARAAADSARDSEKAARQSAEIDRNRAEQASRFLREMLASIDPEVAQGRDVSVIRAALDRSAARVEAELAGQPEIAGDVRMTIGQAYRRIGRYSDAEPHLSAALELQRQTRGEGSVEVIEALLELGGLRQDQSRTDEAERLYRDALDAARRTLGDDHLRTVNAESHLASLLYDTKRYDEAERLARRVLAYFDDPARTPDHAAVAAISDLAAIAEARRNLDQARALSERALSAARRSLGDDHPQTIMVLNNAARMLHDQEKLAEAEPLLRQATQAARRVWGDAHPHTLIAIYNLAGLLKDAKRYADAEPLLRECLAGQRKALGENIEDTLHTQSLLGQVLDFGGKPQEAADVFRDLIPRAAETFGEDSDETLLANTNLANVLLASGEGEAALKLFQHVFERGRETRLRGHPYVAIWEGNYGRCLAKLGRYAEAEPHLRDPLETLRRSFGPRHIVVQRALERLVDLYTGWGKADDAAAFQAELDEARASEPLP, from the coding sequence ATGAGTCTGGCGGTGGATCATACCGCGCCGCGACATCGCGACATTGCGATCGCGAGAGAACGCCTGAAGATGACCAGCGGCTCATCACAAACCCGTACTTCGCCCGGCGGCGGCATGCTGCTGGACGAGTTGCTTGAGCAAGTCCGCGGCGGTGCGGCCCCGGATATCGACGCGCTGATCGCCCGCTATCCCGAGGAAGCCGACTCGATTCGCCAGCTCATCGCCGTCATGCAGTTCATCGACGGCGCCGCTGACCGCCTGAGCCCCACCGCCGAGCTGGTCGCCCGATTCAAGGCCGCCGCCGGTCCGCCCGTATTGGGCGATTTCCGAATCCTGCGCGAGGTCGGCCGCGGCGGCATGGGCGTCGTGTACGAAGCGGTCCAGGTGTCGCTCGACCGTCGCGTCGCGCTGAAGGTGCTGCTTCCCGGCGTCGGGTTCTCCTCCTCGGCGGTCGAGCGATTTCACCGCGAGGCCCGCACCGCCGGCGCCCTGCAGCACCGCCACATCGTTCCGGTTTACGCGATCGGGGAGCACGATGGCGTGCCCTACTACGCGATGCAGTTCATTGACGGTGTGACGCTCTCCACGCTGGTGCGGCTGTCGCGCGAGGAGGGCCGCACGCCGGATGCGGAGCACTTTCGCCGCGTGGGCGAGTGGGGCCGGCAGGTGGCCGATGCGCTGGCCTACGCACATCAGCAGGGCGTCATTCACCGCGACGTCAAGCCTTCGAATCTGCTCGTCAGCCCGGACGGCAACGTCTGGGTCACGGATTTCGGCCTGGCGCGGCGCGACGCGCACGTCTCGCTCACCCTCACGGGCGACGTCATCGGCACCGTGCGCTACATGTCTCCGGAGCAGGCTCGCGGCGGCGCCGGGCCGATTGACGAGCGCAGCGATGTGTACGCACTGGGGGTCACGCTTTACGAGCTGACCTGCTTCCGCCCGCCGTTTGACGGGCCCGACCGCGAATCGACGCTACGGCAAGTGCTGCTGGACGATCCGATCCGGCTGCGCAAGTACTGCCGCGTCGTGCCGCGCCCACTGGACGCGATCATCCACCGTGCGATGGAGAAAAACCCGGCCGAGCGTTACCCCAGCGCGGCGCTCCTGGCCGAAGACCTGCGCCGCTGGCTGGCCGGCGAGCCGCTCTTGATCCAGCCGCCGCGGCGGATCGCCCAGCTTCGCCGCTTCATCGCCCGGCACCCGGCCACGTTTGCGACGCTGTCGCTGCTTTTCGTCATCATCAGCGCCGTGGCGGCGTGGATGAGCGTGCTCTACGCCGACGCCGATCGCATGCGCCGCGAGGCGGAGCGCGCCCGCGCCGCCGCCGACAGCGCCCGCGACTCGGAGAAAGCCGCCCGCCAGTCCGCGGAGATCGATCGCAACCGGGCCGAGCAGGCCAGCCGCTTTCTGCGCGAAATGCTGGCTTCGATCGATCCCGAGGTGGCCCAGGGTCGCGACGTGTCGGTGATCCGCGCCGCGCTCGACCGCTCCGCCGCCCGCGTCGAGGCCGAGCTGGCCGGCCAGCCTGAGATCGCAGGCGACGTTCGCATGACCATCGGCCAGGCCTACCGCCGCATCGGGCGCTACTCCGACGCGGAGCCGCACCTGTCCGCGGCTCTCGAACTGCAGCGGCAGACGCGCGGCGAAGGGAGCGTCGAGGTGATCGAGGCGCTGCTCGAATTGGGCGGCCTGCGGCAGGATCAATCGCGGACGGACGAAGCCGAGAGGCTCTACCGCGACGCGCTCGACGCCGCCCGCCGCACGCTGGGCGACGATCACCTGCGCACGGTGAACGCAGAAAGTCACCTGGCGTCATTGCTCTATGACACGAAGCGTTACGACGAGGCCGAGCGCCTTGCCCGTCGCGTACTGGCCTACTTCGACGATCCGGCCCGTACGCCCGATCACGCCGCGGTCGCGGCCATCAGCGACCTGGCGGCCATCGCCGAAGCCCGCCGCAATCTCGACCAGGCCCGCGCCCTCAGCGAGCGGGCCTTGAGCGCCGCGCGGCGCAGCCTGGGCGACGATCACCCGCAGACGATCATGGTTCTCAACAACGCGGCGCGGATGTTGCATGACCAGGAGAAGCTGGCCGAGGCCGAGCCGCTTCTGCGCCAGGCGACGCAGGCCGCGCGGCGCGTCTGGGGTGACGCCCATCCGCACACACTGATCGCGATCTACAACCTCGCCGGCCTGCTCAAGGACGCCAAGCGCTACGCCGACGCCGAACCGCTGCTGCGCGAGTGCCTCGCCGGTCAACGCAAGGCGCTGGGCGAGAACATCGAGGACACGCTGCACACGCAGTCGCTGCTCGGCCAGGTGCTCGACTTCGGCGGCAAGCCGCAGGAAGCCGCCGATGTCTTTCGAGACCTGATCCCGCGCGCCGCCGAGACGTTCGGCGAGGACTCAGACGAGACGCTGCTGGCGAACACGAATCTGGCGAACGTCCTGCTGGCCTCGGGCGAGGGTGAGGCGGCGTTGAAACTTTTCCAACATGTCTTTGAACGCGGGCGCGAGACGCGGCTGCGCGGCCATCCGTACGTCGCCATCTGGGAAGGCAACTACGGCCGCTGCCTGGCCAAGCTGGGCCGCTACGCCGAGGCGGAGCCGCACCTGCGCGACCCGCTCGAGACGCTGCGGCGCAGCTTCGGCCCGCGGCACATCGTCGTGCAGCGCGCCCTCGAACGACTCGTGGACTTGTACACCGGATGGGGTAAGGCGGATGACGCCGCTGCGTTTCAGGCCGAACTGGATGAAGCCCGCGCTTCAGAGCCGCTACCGTGA
- a CDS encoding Geranyl diphosphate 2-C-methyltransferase: MGDDRLAHEIAGSVDAPIELLPALSELFAGIASLGSSPGPVIRMLRGAGLRREHRVLDLACGKGALAIQLAARVGCSVLAVDACPAFLESAAAYAVRRGAADRVRWLHADVRRAPRQVLRGGSRRGFDAALMLGLFPLAEAAQLLRRLTRPGGIYVIDDCVLDHRRGRPPRELAATPTPAECDALIELLGDRVEAIDLPSPSRTYRMNERLYVRLARNAEAVRRDHPRLRAALREFLRRQRAANEILCGPVRPCVWLIRRL, encoded by the coding sequence ATGGGCGACGATCGACTGGCACATGAGATCGCCGGCTCCGTCGATGCGCCGATTGAGCTCCTGCCGGCCCTCTCCGAGTTGTTCGCCGGTATCGCGTCGCTCGGCAGCAGTCCCGGCCCGGTCATCCGCATGCTCCGCGGCGCGGGGCTGCGGCGCGAACATCGCGTGCTCGACCTCGCCTGCGGCAAGGGCGCGCTCGCGATCCAGCTCGCCGCGCGCGTCGGTTGCAGCGTCCTCGCCGTCGATGCCTGCCCGGCATTCCTGGAATCCGCAGCAGCGTACGCCGTCCGCCGCGGCGCCGCGGATCGCGTCCGCTGGCTGCACGCCGATGTTCGCCGCGCGCCGCGGCAAGTTCTGCGCGGCGGATCGCGCCGCGGCTTCGACGCCGCCTTGATGCTCGGTCTGTTTCCGCTTGCGGAGGCCGCCCAATTGCTGCGCCGCCTCACGCGCCCGGGCGGCATCTATGTGATCGATGACTGCGTTCTGGATCACCGCCGCGGCCGGCCGCCGCGCGAGCTCGCTGCAACGCCGACGCCGGCGGAGTGCGACGCACTGATCGAGTTGCTGGGCGACCGCGTGGAGGCGATCGACCTTCCAAGTCCCAGCCGCACTTACCGGATGAACGAGCGGCTCTACGTCCGCCTGGCGCGGAACGCCGAGGCCGTGCGGCGCGATCACCCGCGCCTGCGAGCAGCGCTCCGGGAGTTTCTTCGCCGCCAGCGAGCCGCCAACGAGATTCTCTGCGGACCGGTTCGCCCGTGCGTCTGGCTGATCCGCCGCCTGTAA
- the dusC gene encoding tRNA-dihydrouridine synthase C: MLRIGPFSFELPVVQAALSGYSDAAMRLIARRLGAPYCLHEVVLDKIVIQPGKLQREILDVMAEDHPVGGQLMGAQPEQFAAAAEVMARNGYDVIDVNFGCPVRKVLGRCRGGFLLSDPPTAIEIIRRVREVVPAATPVTVKMRRGTDDSPESERNFFEILEAAWDAGVAAVTVHGRTVEQRYVGPSDWRFLERVKRHAGPRTILGSGDLFTAEDVVRMLESTGVDGVTVARGCIGYPWIFRECRELLAGRPLPEPPSVAEQGRVIREHYELIARTQGPRMAPRVMRKFGIKFSELHPLSRPVRDAFIRASTEAQWLALLDQWYDPARDWPPVQRKSGPGELIAAGAMLECET; encoded by the coding sequence ATGCTCCGAATCGGGCCGTTCAGCTTCGAGCTTCCCGTCGTTCAGGCCGCGCTCTCGGGTTACAGCGACGCAGCCATGCGGCTGATTGCGCGTCGCCTGGGGGCGCCCTACTGCCTGCACGAAGTGGTCCTCGACAAGATCGTGATCCAGCCGGGCAAGCTGCAGCGCGAGATTCTGGACGTCATGGCCGAGGACCACCCCGTCGGCGGACAGCTCATGGGGGCGCAGCCGGAGCAGTTCGCCGCCGCGGCCGAAGTGATGGCCCGCAACGGCTACGACGTGATCGATGTCAACTTCGGCTGCCCGGTGCGGAAGGTGCTGGGGCGCTGCCGCGGCGGGTTCTTGCTTTCCGACCCGCCCACCGCCATCGAGATCATCCGCCGCGTGCGCGAGGTCGTGCCGGCTGCGACGCCCGTGACGGTCAAGATGCGCCGCGGCACGGATGACTCGCCGGAAAGCGAGCGAAATTTCTTCGAGATTCTCGAAGCGGCGTGGGACGCCGGCGTCGCCGCGGTCACGGTCCACGGCCGTACGGTGGAGCAGCGCTACGTCGGCCCGAGCGACTGGCGCTTTCTGGAGCGCGTCAAGCGACACGCCGGCCCGCGGACGATCCTCGGGAGCGGCGACCTGTTCACCGCCGAAGACGTGGTGCGCATGCTCGAATCGACCGGTGTGGACGGCGTCACCGTGGCCCGCGGCTGCATCGGCTATCCCTGGATCTTCCGCGAATGCCGCGAGCTGCTGGCCGGCCGGCCGCTGCCGGAGCCGCCGAGCGTGGCGGAGCAGGGCCGCGTGATCCGCGAGCATTATGAGCTGATCGCCCGGACGCAGGGGCCGCGCATGGCGCCGCGCGTCATGCGCAAGTTCGGAATCAAATTCTCTGAGCTTCATCCGCTTTCGCGGCCGGTGCGCGACGCGTTCATCCGCGCATCGACGGAGGCGCAGTGGCTGGCGCTGCTGGACCAATGGTACGATCCCGCGCGCGACTGGCCGCCGGTGCAGCGCAAGAGCGGCCCGGGCGAACTGATCGCCGCGGGTGCAATGCTGGAGTGCGAAACGTAG
- a CDS encoding Blue-light-activated protein: MDVTLNPETPDSRARASRLTGDSVVHSGRSGGAEARRQSTTAVSITRADGGQGVDTLFLAADEMPALVWSTGPGGACEFVNRRWLEFTGAASRAALTDTLDFVHPDDVEHRRALLSGEGQPREPFESVFRLRRADGTYRWVLDHGSPRFDAQGAFRGYAGVSVDVTEWRAAQRELLVQRTFLRNVLDTDPNLIFVKDYDGKFVLVNRAVADIYGTTVDAIVGKRDADFNPRQEEVEWFLRDDREVMDTLHEKFITEEKITDKAGHLRWLQTVKRPLIDSDGRARQVLGIATDITARKSLEAQLLQSQKMEAIGRLAGGVAHDFNNLLTAILGYSHLLLGELPDARSREQVEQIRNAALRAAALTRQLLTFSRQQVVAPRVFPMNAVVRDAESLLRRLIGEDVELITELESADVNVRADPVQLQQTILNLAVNAREAMPDGGVLRIRTEDVEIDPDTRVGSEPARPGRYVMLSVSDTGLGVSDEHLPHLFEPFFTTKERGTGLGLSTVFGIVRQADGHIRVDSRPGHGATFSIYLPAVSGPRTNGDVVESTAAFRGEGTLLLVEDEREIREIMVEMLARCGFTVHAAGCGEDALRLLDQIGGRLDLLITDMVMPRMNGRDLAARVLAVRPKVKVLYITGYTDTPLSDDVPAGRAILCKPFTLDGLTRAIRELMES; this comes from the coding sequence ATGGACGTCACGTTGAATCCAGAAACGCCCGATTCTCGTGCCCGCGCGTCCCGCTTGACAGGGGATTCGGTTGTCCACTCGGGACGGTCCGGCGGCGCTGAAGCCCGGCGACAGTCGACGACCGCTGTGTCGATCACGCGCGCCGACGGAGGGCAGGGGGTAGATACCCTGTTCCTGGCCGCGGACGAGATGCCGGCATTGGTTTGGTCCACCGGTCCGGGCGGGGCCTGTGAGTTTGTCAATCGTCGCTGGCTTGAATTCACCGGGGCGGCGTCGCGGGCGGCGCTGACAGACACGCTGGATTTCGTTCATCCCGACGATGTGGAGCACCGCCGCGCGCTGTTGTCAGGCGAAGGCCAGCCGCGTGAGCCGTTTGAGAGCGTGTTCCGGCTGCGTCGCGCGGACGGGACGTATCGCTGGGTGCTGGATCACGGGTCGCCGCGGTTCGACGCGCAGGGGGCGTTCCGCGGTTACGCCGGGGTTTCGGTCGACGTGACCGAGTGGCGCGCGGCGCAGCGCGAGTTGCTGGTGCAGCGGACATTTCTGCGCAACGTGCTGGACACGGATCCGAACCTGATCTTCGTGAAGGACTACGACGGAAAGTTCGTGCTGGTGAACCGCGCGGTGGCCGATATCTATGGCACCACGGTTGACGCGATCGTCGGAAAACGCGACGCGGACTTCAATCCACGGCAGGAAGAGGTGGAGTGGTTCCTGCGCGACGACCGCGAGGTGATGGACACGCTGCACGAGAAGTTCATCACCGAGGAGAAGATCACCGACAAGGCCGGCCACCTGCGCTGGCTTCAAACGGTCAAGCGGCCGCTGATCGACAGCGACGGCCGGGCCCGCCAGGTTCTGGGAATCGCGACCGACATCACCGCCCGCAAGAGCCTGGAGGCGCAGCTTCTCCAGTCGCAGAAGATGGAGGCCATCGGGCGGCTGGCCGGGGGCGTCGCACACGATTTCAACAATCTGCTCACCGCGATCCTGGGCTACTCGCACCTGCTGCTGGGCGAGCTGCCCGACGCGCGCTCCCGCGAGCAGGTCGAGCAGATTCGCAACGCGGCCCTGCGGGCGGCGGCGCTGACTCGCCAACTGCTGACCTTCAGCCGTCAGCAGGTCGTCGCCCCGCGCGTTTTTCCGATGAACGCCGTCGTCCGCGACGCGGAGTCGCTCTTGCGGCGGCTGATCGGCGAGGACGTGGAGCTGATCACCGAGCTGGAGTCCGCCGATGTCAACGTGCGGGCCGACCCGGTGCAATTGCAGCAAACCATTCTCAACCTGGCTGTCAACGCGCGCGAGGCGATGCCCGACGGCGGCGTCCTGCGGATTCGCACAGAGGACGTCGAGATCGACCCCGACACGCGGGTCGGCAGCGAACCGGCGCGGCCGGGACGCTACGTCATGCTTAGCGTCTCGGATACCGGTCTCGGCGTCAGCGACGAGCACTTGCCGCACCTGTTTGAGCCCTTCTTCACGACCAAGGAGCGCGGCACCGGGCTTGGGTTATCGACCGTCTTCGGCATCGTGCGTCAGGCCGACGGTCATATCCGCGTCGACAGCCGGCCCGGCCACGGGGCGACGTTCTCCATCTACCTGCCGGCGGTCAGCGGGCCGCGGACGAATGGGGACGTCGTCGAATCGACCGCGGCCTTTCGCGGCGAAGGAACGCTGCTGCTGGTGGAAGACGAGCGCGAGATCCGGGAGATCATGGTCGAGATGCTGGCGCGGTGCGGCTTTACCGTGCACGCAGCCGGCTGCGGCGAAGACGCCCTGCGGCTGCTTGACCAGATCGGGGGCCGCCTCGACCTTCTGATCACCGACATGGTGATGCCGCGCATGAACGGCCGCGACCTGGCGGCCCGGGTGCTGGCCGTGCGGCCGAAGGTGAAAGTGCTCTACATCACCGGTTACACCGATACGCCGCTCAGCGACGACGTTCCGGCGGGCAGAGCGATTCTGTGCAAGCCGTTCACGCTCGACGGGCTGACCCGCGCCATTCGAGAGCTCATGGAGTCCTGA
- the sdcS gene encoding Sodium-dependent dicarboxylate transporter SdcS, with product MSISWRSINLAFTAAAMALAALVPWHPSQPIRCSAALVLGTLLLWVSEIAPLGVIALGIPIAASALGLTTWREALLAWGDPVVFLFLGAFLLARALDKHGAFDPLIRSRRVQAASGSAVMLILGVLLVSGALSTVQNNTAVAAMLLPAALALARRSAAPAGVLLALSYGATLGGMATPVGTAPNFLGFAEMKRVGADVGFLSWMAVGVPVWLGTTLVAWATLAVSARFFRSAAVEPSSGWFEPFVVTDVGPEPAWADGGRRWNEDAAARRWTWAAVIGTASIWLTADLFVNVLALPGETAAAIKRYLPESLIPIAAALLLFIVRTGPQRRPVLDRHDFQALDWDTLFLIAGGLCLGRVLESTGTARAVADWVAGLQVSEMVLMLALGGVTVLLSELTSNTATAALMVPIATALAGPMNVSPAKAIYLVALSASLGFVLPVSTPPNAIVYGTRLIPLRQMALCGVVIDGLSLVWVVVCVRLLA from the coding sequence GTGAGCATTTCCTGGCGCTCGATCAATCTGGCGTTCACCGCGGCCGCGATGGCGCTCGCGGCGCTTGTTCCGTGGCATCCGTCGCAGCCGATTCGCTGCTCCGCCGCGCTCGTTCTGGGTACGCTTCTGCTGTGGGTGAGCGAGATCGCCCCGCTGGGCGTGATTGCGCTGGGGATTCCGATCGCCGCCAGCGCTCTGGGGCTGACGACCTGGAGAGAGGCTCTCCTGGCGTGGGGCGATCCGGTGGTGTTCCTTTTTCTCGGGGCGTTCCTGCTGGCGCGGGCGCTGGACAAGCACGGCGCGTTCGACCCGCTCATCCGTTCGCGCCGGGTGCAGGCCGCTTCAGGCTCGGCGGTCATGCTGATTTTGGGCGTGCTGCTCGTGTCGGGCGCGCTCTCAACCGTTCAGAACAACACCGCGGTCGCCGCCATGCTGCTGCCGGCGGCGCTGGCTCTGGCGCGGCGCAGCGCGGCGCCGGCGGGCGTGCTGCTGGCGCTCTCCTACGGTGCGACGCTGGGGGGGATGGCGACGCCTGTCGGCACGGCCCCCAACTTCCTCGGCTTCGCGGAGATGAAGCGCGTTGGCGCCGACGTTGGCTTTCTCTCGTGGATGGCCGTGGGGGTTCCGGTTTGGCTGGGGACGACGCTCGTCGCGTGGGCGACGCTCGCCGTCTCGGCCCGGTTTTTCCGTTCGGCCGCAGTTGAGCCGTCGTCCGGGTGGTTCGAGCCGTTCGTCGTGACTGATGTGGGGCCCGAGCCGGCCTGGGCCGACGGCGGGCGACGCTGGAACGAGGACGCCGCCGCGCGGCGCTGGACCTGGGCGGCGGTTATCGGGACGGCGTCCATCTGGCTGACCGCGGACCTGTTCGTGAACGTGCTGGCGCTGCCGGGCGAGACGGCGGCGGCGATCAAGCGATACCTTCCGGAGTCGCTGATCCCGATCGCGGCGGCGCTTCTGCTGTTCATCGTGCGAACCGGCCCGCAGCGCCGGCCGGTGCTGGATCGCCACGATTTTCAAGCGCTCGATTGGGATACGCTGTTTCTGATCGCGGGCGGTCTATGCCTGGGTCGCGTGCTGGAGAGCACCGGCACGGCGCGGGCCGTCGCCGACTGGGTCGCAGGGCTCCAGGTGTCAGAAATGGTGCTGATGCTGGCGCTGGGGGGCGTGACGGTGCTGCTCTCGGAGCTGACCAGCAACACGGCGACGGCGGCGCTGATGGTGCCGATTGCGACGGCGCTGGCCGGGCCGATGAACGTGTCGCCGGCGAAGGCGATCTACCTGGTAGCGCTGTCCGCCAGCCTCGGGTTCGTGCTGCCGGTGTCGACGCCGCCGAACGCGATCGTGTACGGAACGCGGCTGATTCCGCTGCGGCAAATGGCGCTGTGCGGCGTGGTGATTGACGGGCTGTCGCTTGTGTGGGTGGTGGTCTGCGTCCGGTTGCTGGCGTGA
- a CDS encoding CAAX amino terminal protease self- immunity, whose amino-acid sequence MRDSTPPPASEIRSTALRTYWHATQEPLPNLLFLFPLVVAYELGALLLRPIDGPDRLVAYSLVRTLFGWIGVTGFWLPGIALILTLLIWHLASGKPWRVRAWVLPTMALESVVLTLPMFVINRLTLAAGAGLSAGDPGVGARGQVILALGAGVFEELVFRLALLSLLLWALQRGARLRPPTAVIASVIIAALLFSACHLQPIGRETFALAPLWLRFIAGCYLSVVFFGRGLGICTGCHVAYNLMVLR is encoded by the coding sequence ATGCGCGACTCCACCCCCCCGCCGGCGAGCGAAATCCGCTCAACGGCGCTGCGCACCTACTGGCACGCGACGCAGGAGCCGCTGCCCAACCTGCTCTTCCTCTTCCCCCTCGTGGTCGCATATGAACTTGGGGCCCTGCTCTTGCGGCCGATCGACGGCCCCGATCGCCTGGTGGCGTACAGCCTGGTGCGGACGCTCTTCGGCTGGATCGGCGTCACCGGCTTCTGGCTGCCCGGCATCGCGCTGATTCTGACGCTGCTCATCTGGCATCTGGCAAGCGGAAAACCCTGGCGCGTCCGAGCCTGGGTGCTGCCCACGATGGCGCTCGAAAGCGTCGTGCTGACGTTGCCGATGTTCGTCATCAATCGGCTCACGCTGGCAGCCGGCGCCGGCCTTTCCGCCGGCGACCCGGGGGTCGGCGCCCGCGGGCAGGTGATCCTGGCGCTCGGCGCCGGCGTCTTCGAAGAACTGGTCTTCCGCCTGGCGCTGCTCAGCCTGCTGCTCTGGGCGCTGCAGCGCGGAGCGCGGCTGCGCCCGCCGACGGCGGTGATTGCGAGCGTCATCATCGCGGCCCTGCTCTTTTCAGCCTGCCACCTGCAGCCCATCGGCCGCGAGACGTTCGCGCTGGCGCCGCTCTGGCTGCGCTTCATCGCGGGATGCTACCTCTCGGTGGTGTTTTTCGGCCGCGGGCTGGGTATCTGCACCGGCTGCCATGTGGCCTACAACCTGATGGTGCTGCGCTGA
- the fliS gene encoding Flagellar protein FliS, which produces MRGSTEYLKSAVMTATPEQLQIMLLDGCIRFAQRGREAILAKDFEASFESLDRAQKISLELSAGLNRDANPDIAEPMQALFTFVYRRLVEASVRRDVIAIDDAVEVLRHQRETWQIIQEKVGSLGVSSGPKPPQGHRTVAAADESFTIEG; this is translated from the coding sequence ATGCGCGGCTCGACCGAGTATCTGAAGAGCGCCGTCATGACGGCCACGCCCGAGCAGCTCCAGATCATGCTTCTGGACGGCTGCATCCGCTTCGCGCAGCGCGGTCGCGAGGCGATCCTGGCTAAGGACTTCGAGGCGTCGTTCGAATCGCTCGACCGTGCGCAGAAGATCTCGCTGGAGCTCAGCGCCGGGCTCAACCGAGACGCCAATCCGGATATCGCCGAGCCGATGCAGGCTCTCTTCACCTTCGTCTACCGCCGCCTGGTCGAGGCCAGCGTCCGCCGCGACGTGATCGCGATCGACGACGCCGTGGAGGTGCTGCGGCACCAGCGCGAAACCTGGCAGATCATTCAGGAGAAGGTCGGCAGCCTGGGGGTGTCGAGCGGCCCGAAGCCGCCGCAGGGCCATCGCACGGTCGCCGCCGCCGATGAGAGCTTCACCATCGAGGGATAG